A section of the Leptotrichia sp. HSP-342 genome encodes:
- the pyrI gene encoding aspartate carbamoyltransferase regulatory subunit yields MSERRELLIRAIKHGIVIDHIPSEKVFAIVEILKLKEYSERITVATNMPSSSLGRKGIIKIEEKILEEKELNNISLLAPNVTINIIDNYEVVEKSKLEKLDKVIGLMKCDNPKCISNHENIETKFIRIKEDSENLDKNNLEEKSKYKCFYCEKVILEDEIQIQ; encoded by the coding sequence ATGTCTGAAAGAAGAGAATTACTGATACGAGCAATAAAACATGGAATTGTAATAGATCACATCCCGTCAGAAAAAGTTTTTGCAATTGTAGAAATTTTAAAATTAAAGGAATATAGCGAAAGAATCACAGTCGCAACAAATATGCCAAGCAGTTCACTTGGGAGAAAAGGGATTATAAAGATTGAGGAAAAAATATTAGAAGAAAAGGAATTAAACAATATTTCACTGCTAGCTCCAAATGTTACAATAAACATAATTGACAATTATGAAGTTGTAGAAAAGTCGAAATTAGAAAAATTGGATAAAGTTATCGGACTTATGAAATGTGATAATCCAAAATGTATTTCAAATCACGAAAATATTGAAACAAAATTTATTCGTATAAAAGAAGATTCTGAAAATTTGGATAAAAATAATTTGGAAGAAAAATCGAAATATAAATGTTTTTATTGTGAAAAAGTAATTTTGGAAGATGAAATACAAATTCAATAA